A genomic window from Halogeometricum borinquense DSM 11551 includes:
- a CDS encoding UPF0058 family protein, producing MRKNEIVHIHALLVLIAEKFVGQGLIEAEEFAEYRLLGTSPMSLRAPRADHEAAVRLLADTLSTAVERYEAADHRADGSGQRLRHPSSRSTSRR from the coding sequence ATGAGAAAGAACGAAATCGTCCACATTCACGCGCTCTTGGTACTCATCGCGGAGAAATTCGTCGGACAAGGACTCATCGAAGCCGAGGAGTTCGCGGAGTACCGGTTGCTCGGTACCTCGCCGATGTCGCTTCGTGCGCCGCGGGCGGACCACGAGGCGGCCGTCCGCCTCCTCGCCGACACCCTCTCGACGGCGGTTGAGCGATACGAAGCCGCGGATCACAGGGCTGACGGGAGCGGGCAGCGTCTTCGACACCCGTCGTCGCGTTCTACTAGCCGCCGCTGA
- a CDS encoding MutS-related protein, translated as MRLQDYWGVGPKTSERLRETLGVERAVEAIEGADIRTLADAGLPRGRAVRILRRANGATGMDALGTRDVHEVYDDLLTLASEYAVTDHASDRIRVLTPLEHVEAREERLDDVLDAREAWSSLDEDAKTAVLDAFDRYDEAGGTDRAAVEAALSLREAGLRGTTFDALDGVDDDALRDAAGALGYVESDGSVAAGADDELDRLRDKLDAVRELENGALDVLESVRSRGVRSLDEFQSAFVEYVAEESGLRRGRIEAATTGDAYDEADFASTTLRTLVEELEADVDAREESVAADLRADVEAARADVDAAVTAVSDIAFELSLGRFAAEYDLTRPTLVSDGVAVVGARNLTLSGDVDPVSYAVGAHELDSGTLTPPSGDRVAVLTGANSGGKTTLLETLCQVVLLASMGLPVPAESAEVGDFDTIVFHRRHASFNAGVLESTLKSIVPPLASGGRTLMLVDEFEAITEPGRAADLLNGLVSLTVRQDALGVYVTHLADELSPLPDEARIDGIFAEGLTEELALRVDYQPRFGTVGKSTPEFIVSRLVANARDRAERQGFEALAAAVGEEAIQQTL; from the coding sequence ATGCGACTGCAGGACTACTGGGGGGTCGGTCCGAAGACGAGCGAACGACTCCGCGAGACGCTCGGCGTCGAACGGGCCGTCGAAGCCATCGAAGGTGCCGACATCAGAACGCTCGCTGACGCGGGTCTGCCTCGTGGGCGAGCGGTTCGTATTCTCCGTCGGGCCAACGGTGCGACCGGGATGGACGCGCTCGGGACCCGAGACGTTCACGAGGTGTACGACGACTTGTTGACGCTGGCCAGCGAGTACGCCGTCACTGACCACGCTTCCGACCGAATTCGCGTTCTTACGCCGTTAGAACACGTCGAAGCGCGAGAAGAGCGACTGGACGACGTGCTCGACGCGCGCGAGGCGTGGTCGTCACTCGACGAAGACGCGAAGACAGCCGTCCTCGACGCCTTCGACCGCTACGACGAGGCGGGCGGAACAGACCGTGCGGCCGTCGAAGCCGCCCTCTCGCTCCGTGAGGCGGGGCTTCGCGGGACGACGTTCGACGCCCTCGACGGCGTGGACGACGACGCACTCCGCGATGCCGCGGGTGCCCTCGGCTACGTCGAAAGCGATGGCTCTGTCGCGGCGGGCGCAGACGACGAACTCGACCGCCTTCGTGACAAACTCGATGCCGTCCGCGAACTGGAGAACGGCGCGCTGGACGTCCTCGAATCCGTTCGGTCGCGTGGCGTCCGCAGTCTCGATGAGTTCCAGTCGGCCTTCGTCGAGTACGTCGCCGAGGAGTCCGGTCTCCGACGGGGACGGATCGAAGCAGCGACGACAGGCGACGCCTACGACGAGGCGGACTTCGCTTCGACGACGCTCAGAACGCTGGTCGAAGAACTCGAAGCCGACGTGGATGCGCGAGAAGAGAGCGTCGCAGCGGATTTACGGGCAGACGTAGAAGCCGCCAGAGCGGACGTGGACGCCGCGGTCACCGCCGTCTCCGACATCGCCTTCGAGCTGTCACTCGGTCGATTCGCCGCGGAGTACGACCTCACGCGTCCGACGCTCGTTTCCGACGGCGTAGCCGTTGTCGGGGCACGGAATCTCACGCTCTCGGGCGACGTTGATCCAGTCTCGTACGCCGTCGGTGCGCACGAACTCGACAGTGGGACGCTCACTCCTCCCTCCGGCGACCGCGTCGCCGTCCTGACCGGTGCGAACTCCGGCGGGAAGACGACGCTTCTGGAGACGCTCTGTCAAGTGGTGTTGCTCGCGTCCATGGGTCTGCCCGTCCCCGCCGAGTCGGCAGAGGTCGGCGACTTCGACACGATTGTCTTCCATCGACGCCACGCGAGTTTCAACGCTGGCGTCCTCGAATCGACGTTGAAATCTATTGTCCCGCCGCTTGCCTCCGGCGGCCGAACGCTGATGCTCGTCGATGAGTTCGAAGCCATTACCGAACCCGGCCGGGCGGCGGACCTGTTGAACGGGCTCGTCTCGCTGACGGTGCGGCAGGACGCACTCGGCGTGTACGTGACCCACCTCGCGGACGAACTGAGTCCGCTCCCAGACGAGGCGCGCATCGACGGCATCTTCGCGGAGGGCTTGACAGAAGAGTTGGCGCTTCGCGTGGATTATCAACCGCGCTTTGGTACTGTTGGCAAGTCCACACCGGAGTTCATCGTCTCCCGTCTCGTCGCCAACGCACGCGACCGCGCCGAACGACAGGGATTCGAGGCGCTTGCGGCCGCAGTCGGCGAAGAGGCGATCCAGCAGACGTTATAA
- a CDS encoding RNA-guided endonuclease InsQ/TnpB family protein: MLETTRTYVARITNHQQVRDDLDQCGFSASKLWNVGRYYIQGRWDEDGEIPDEAELKSELKDHERYSDLHSQSSQRVLEELAEAFTGWYNSDDGNNPPGYRKCGDDHPRSTVTWKKRAIKHDDKHGQLRLSKGFNLKDGRSDFILAEYETRPDVQVENIQQVRGVWNGDEWVLHLVCKVEIPVETAPGDNTAGIDLGISNYLAIDYEDGANELYPGNVLKEDKHYFTREEYQTEGENSPSKRARKARQRLSRRKDHFLHTLSKHIVERCVEEGVEKIAVGDLSDIREDENGDSRNWGASGNKKLHGWEFDRFTRLLEYKAEEHGILVDRVDEENTSKTCSCCGKIRDSNRMERGLYVCSSCETTMNADVNGAVNIRRRITQSPPTGDMSNGWLAQPGVFLFDRESGRFTPREQGVCKP; this comes from the coding sequence ATGCTGGAGACGACCCGCACCTACGTCGCCCGAATCACGAACCACCAGCAGGTTCGTGACGATCTCGACCAGTGCGGGTTCTCAGCCTCGAAACTGTGGAACGTCGGACGCTACTATATCCAAGGCCGATGGGATGAGGACGGTGAGATACCTGACGAAGCCGAACTGAAGTCGGAGTTGAAAGACCACGAACGCTACAGTGACCTGCATTCTCAGTCAAGTCAGCGAGTTCTCGAAGAACTTGCTGAGGCGTTCACTGGCTGGTACAACTCCGACGACGGCAACAACCCACCGGGCTACCGGAAATGTGGCGACGACCACCCGCGCTCCACCGTCACGTGGAAGAAACGGGCCATCAAGCACGACGACAAGCACGGCCAGCTCCGTCTCTCGAAAGGCTTCAACCTGAAAGACGGACGGTCTGACTTCATCCTCGCAGAGTACGAAACTCGACCCGACGTACAGGTGGAGAACATCCAACAAGTGCGTGGCGTCTGGAACGGCGACGAGTGGGTACTTCACCTCGTCTGCAAGGTCGAGATTCCAGTCGAGACCGCGCCGGGCGACAACACGGCGGGGATCGACCTCGGTATCAGCAACTACCTCGCCATCGACTACGAAGACGGGGCGAACGAACTGTATCCGGGGAACGTGCTGAAAGAGGACAAGCACTACTTCACCCGCGAGGAGTACCAGACCGAAGGCGAGAACAGCCCCTCAAAGCGTGCGCGGAAGGCTCGACAGAGACTCTCCCGACGCAAAGACCACTTCCTCCACACCCTCAGCAAACACATCGTTGAACGGTGTGTCGAAGAGGGTGTGGAGAAGATCGCAGTTGGCGACCTCAGTGACATACGCGAGGATGAGAACGGCGACTCGCGGAACTGGGGTGCGTCGGGAAACAAGAAACTCCACGGATGGGAGTTCGACCGCTTCACTCGCCTGCTCGAATACAAGGCCGAGGAACACGGCATCCTCGTTGACCGCGTAGACGAGGAGAACACGAGCAAGACGTGTTCGTGTTGCGGGAAGATCCGGGATAGTAACCGCATGGAGCGCGGGCTGTACGTCTGTTCGTCGTGTGAGACGACGATGAATGCGGACGTGAACGGTGCAGTGAACATCCGCAGAAGGATAACTCAGAGTCCCCCGACAGGGGATATGAGTAACGGCTGGTTGGCACAGCCCGGAGTCTTCCTGTTCGACCGCGAGAGCGGACGGTTCACACCGAGAGAACAAGGAGTCTGCAAACCGTAA
- a CDS encoding DUF7511 domain-containing protein: protein MRTLMSDSPATPQGSPEPWSTTDAETSQFREIDGRDYELHSVVVQYDGSPDRCTVYPRRSHCLDRMSAWLSADHDAFVGLKEMR from the coding sequence ATGAGGACGCTCATGTCCGACTCACCCGCCACTCCACAGGGTTCACCCGAACCGTGGTCAACGACCGACGCCGAAACGAGTCAGTTTCGGGAAATCGACGGCCGAGACTACGAACTTCACAGCGTTGTCGTCCAGTACGACGGCAGCCCCGACCGGTGTACGGTCTATCCGCGCCGGAGCCACTGTCTTGACCGGATGTCGGCGTGGTTGTCCGCCGACCACGACGCGTTCGTCGGTCTCAAGGAGATGCGTTAG